One window of the Colletotrichum lupini chromosome 9, complete sequence genome contains the following:
- a CDS encoding fungal specific transcription factor domain-containing protein, which yields MSPEHIRSNIHRFRVRQTSPSSPALRRSASPPAIRPPLPPQTPSSAVHPGPPDAVPDVSSSAVAAAAVAAFKKKCSRTFPICTLCANAGHKCSFSTPAASTAAQTHHLRARIEWLSRFINENLPVAGAPGVESLDTGTDIASVLGSSPAATTITAVGQAMDTLPATPAANGATPGSIISAESNRAEPRDTFAVHQQPLGTSGPILFDQRSLAVNVDTESSSSRGHDHMRALLQPAPEPGRILGIESLRDGEGFTSSSLPRDAIARRFVDAYFRNVNRAYPFVNRTKVLRDLESLGESSKRRRDADSTLLYLIMAIGCTTLQRAGQIPNDTASKFDVAYADIIQECLVREDLESIQILVLVALYSLFDPKGISTWSIAGIVSRQAMLLGLSRRSSEDKNLSAMDIELRHRLFWSIYVLDRMMAISLGLPVALIDENVDVPLPGLTIEEFASPDRQHFASILQTNRHVIQLRQLEDRILKQIHTRKQHEVAALSQADRRAIVQNIRSEIENWYSNGCLVSPLEPDNVPIHNSVTWLSARYYHLLLLLHYPCHFNSCGTIVSAVELLRFAQKHLQSTSVLLQQRQLPLNRVTLCRLFPVGLVLIHSFIACAAECTSFSARDEVAVIVSILEAFPEGWNQARQAAQVFRQFMGLISGVPNNGYTTLHFPGNDNVYGGGSGSGQFSSRESYQAMVRPLITRLVALMQEVLGRSTCYAFHEFPDDCGGQASAPAGFRGQTAFSPTGPTRHSAAVGNDESAMDYGWGSLELGFL from the exons ATGTCGCCCGAACACATCAGATCAAATATTCATCGCTTTCGCGTCCGACAGACTTCCCCATCCTCGCCAGCCCTGCGCCGCTCGGCTTCTCCTCCCGCCATACGGCCTCCACTGCCGCCCCAGACACCGTCCTCAGCAGTCCACCCGGGCCCTCCGGATGCCGTCCCCGATGTCTCATCGTCAGCggtagcagcagcagccgtcGCGGC CTTCAAGAAGAAGTGCAGTCGCACGTTTCCCATCTGCACCCTATGTGCCAACGCGGGACACAAGTGTTCTTTCTCCACTCCCGCCGCCTCTACAGCTGCCCAGACGCACCATCTGCGCGCTCGGATAGAATGGCTCTCGCGCTTCATCAATGAGAACTTGCCCGTCGCCGGCGCCCCTGGCGTAGAGAGTCTTGACACGGGCACAGATATTGCCTCCGTGTTGGGATCCTCGCCAGCGGCTACTACGATCACGGCCGTGGGTCAGGCGATGGACACTCTTCCGGCCACGCCAGCGGCGAATGGAGCTACGCCCGGGTCTATTATCAGTGCAGAGAGTAACCGCGCGGAACCGCGGGACACATTTGCCGTACATCAGCAACCACTTGGCACATCGGGCCCGATCCTCTTTGATCAAAGAAGTCTTGCGGTTAACGTAGACACGGAatcatcgtcgtcgaggGGCCATGATCACATGCGAGCTCTGCTCCAGCCAGCGCCAGAGCCCGGAAGGATCCTTGGCATCGAGAGCCTTCGCGATGGAGAAGGCTTCACATCCTCGAGCCTGCCTCGCGACGCTATTGCGAGGAGATTCGTTGACGCCTACTTCCGGAACGTCAACCGGGCTTACCCATTCGTCAATAGGACTAAGGTTTTGCGAGACCTCGAGTCACTAGGCGAATCTTCTAAGCGACGTAGAGATGCCGACTCTACGCTGCTCTATCTTATCATGGCGATTGGATGCACAACCTTGCAGCGCGCCGGCCAAATACCCAACGACACGGCCTCCAAGTTCGACGTAGCCTACGCCGACATCATTCAGGAGTGTCTCGTGAGAGAAGACCTCGAGTCGATCCAGATCCTCGTCTTGGTGGCACTGTATTCACTCTTCGACCCAAAGGGCATCTCAACGTGGTCTATAGCAGGCATCGTTTCCCGCCAAGCCATGCTCCTCGGATTGAGTAGGAGATCCTCCGAAGACAAGAATCTCTCCGCCATGGACATTGAGCTACGCCATCGCTTATTCTGGAGTATCTACGTCTTGGACCGGATGATGGCCATCTCTCTAGGTCTCCCCGTAGCCCTCATCGACGAGAACGTCGACGTCCCGCTGCCAGGCCTTACAATCGAAGAGTTTGCTTCCCCAGACCGTCAACACTTCGCTTCCATCCTTCAAACAAATCGCCACGTCATCCAGCTCAGGCAGCTTGAAGACCGCATCCTCAAGCAGATCCACACTCGCAAACAACACGAGGTCGCCGCACTCTCGCAAGCAGACAGGCGCGCCATAGTGCAGAACATCCGCTCCGAGATTGAGAACTGGTACAGCAACGGGTGCCTCGTCTCCCCACTGGAACCAGACAACGTCCCCATCCACAACTCAGTCACCTGGCTCAGCGCGCGGTACTACcaccttctcctcctcctccactaCCCCTGCCACTTCAACTCGTGCGGCACCATCGTCTCCGCCGTCGAGCTGCTGCGCTTCGCCCAGAAACATCTCCAGTCAACCTCGGTTCTCCTCCAGCAGCGCCAGCTCCCCTTGAACCGGGTCACCCTGTGCCGCCTCTTCCCCGTCGGTCTGGTCTTGATCCACAGCTTCATCGCCTGCGCCGCAGAATGCACATCCTTCTCCGCCCGCGACGAGGTCGCCGTCATCGTCAGCATCCTCGAGGCCTTCCCCGAGGGCTGGAACCAGGCGCGCCAAGCCGCCCAGGTATTTCGGCAGTTCATGGGTCTCATCTCAGGGGTGCCCAATAACGGCTACACGACTCTACACTTTCCCGGGAACGACAATGTttacggcggcggcagcggcagcggccaGTTCTCGTCTAGAGAATCGTACCAGGCAATGGTGCGGCCACTCATCACGCGGCTCGTCGCGTTGATGCAGGAGGTCCTCGGCCGGTCGACGTGTTATGCCTTTCACGAGTTCCCGGACGATTGTGGCGGGCAGGCTTCAGCGCCGGCGGGGTTTAGGGGCCAGACTGCGTTTTCGCCCACGGGGCCTACGCGCCATTCAGCGGCGGTAGGGAATGATGAATCAGCCATGGACTATGGCTGGGGGTCATTGGAATTGGGATTTCTCTGA
- a CDS encoding thiol-specific monooxygenase: MALALVLAWSGQGRLALAVIAFAATQWAVRPTSRSISPNQVSSVVLHRYPSLLSLPRFSTTPRRIQTQPVSAAIMSPMYLEDKLNIDRVAVIGAGPCGLSAAKYLLAEKKFSKVQIFEQRDTVGGAWTYSPLNVIDGDLSIPRTQPTKNPDTAIAVEGHDAKQFVSPVYDYLETNIPHTLMNYSDKKFPSDASLFPPHQTVKKYLEDYAEELKPIISLSTQILSVRKSSNGSEVYWEIESLNLKTNETNKAQFDAVFVASGHYNDPFIPDIPGLAEFDRAHPGSISHSKFYRNAEQYKGKKVIIVGNSASGIDLSAQISTVCALPIIVSEKTVPNTPAEDRSSWAKPVPEILEFISENRQVRFANGETESEIDGVVFCTGYFYSFPFFRDLSPPVVTDGAYARNLYEHLLYIDDPTLAFAGIPQRIVPFPVSEGQAAYVARAWADRLRLPSRGEMREWEARILKNKGESKMLHNLAFPKDLEYINMFHARSLEAEKREGLENDGVGKIPPYWDDEKRWTRERFPLIKIASRKLGERRHEITTLEELGFDYKAWKAGLNEEEKLL, from the exons ATGGCGCTCGCGCTGGTGCTGGCGTGGTCGGGCCAAGGCCGACTCGCGCTGGCAGTCATTGCTTTTGCTGCGACTCAGTGGGCCGTTCGTCCGACCAGCAGAAGCATATCGCCGAACCAAG TCTCATCAGTGGTGCTACACAGATACCCCTCCCTACTGTCGCTTCCTCGCTTCTCTACAACCCCTCGTCGCATCCAGACCCAGCCAGTCTCCGCCGCCATCATGTCGCCCATGTACCTTGAAGACAAACTCAACATCGACCGGGTCGCCGTTATCGGCGCCGGGCCGTGCGGCCTGTCCGCCGCAAA GTACTTGCTAGCGGAGAAGAAGTTCTCCAAAGTCCAGATATTCGAACAGAGGGATACCGTCGGCGGCGCCTGGACATACAGCCCCTTGAACGTCATTGACGGTGACCTCAGCATCCCCAGGACACAACCAACCAAGAACCCGGACACGGCCATTGCCGTTGAGGGACACGATGCCAAGCAATTCGTCTCTCCAGTGTATGATTACTTGGAGACGAATATCCCCCACACACTCATGAACTACTCGGATAAAAAGTTCCCCTCAGATGCCTCGCTTTTCCCTCCTCACCAAACAGTGAAGAAGTATCTGGAAGACTATGCCGAGGAGCTGAAGCCCATCATCTCTCTGTCGACGCAGATCCTCTCCGTCAGAAAGTCTTCGAATGGCAGTGAAGTTTATTGGGAAATTGAAAGTCTGAACCTCAAGACAAATGAGACCAACAAGGCGCAATTTGACGCTGTCTTCGTCGCGAGCGGACACTACAATGATCCCTTCATCCCAGACATCCCTGGCCTTGCCGAGTTTGACAGAGCACACCCAGGCTCAATTTCCCACTCCAAATTCTACAGGAATGCCGAGCAGTATAAGGGAAAA AAAGTCATCATCGTCGGCAACTCAGCTTCAGGCATCGACCTAAGCGCCCAAATCTCAACAGTCTGCGCTCTCCCCATCATCGTCTCCGAGAAGACCGTCCCCAACACCCCCGCAGAAGACCGCTCATCCTGGGCTAAACCCGTCCCCGAGATTCTCGAATTCATCTCCGAAAACAGACAAGTTCGCTTCGCCAACGGCGAGACCGAATCCGAAATTGACGGCGTCGTCTTTTGCACGGGTTACTTCTACAGCTTCCCTTTCTTCCGCGACCTCTCCCCTCCTGTCGTAACGGATGGCGCCTACGCGCGGAATCTGTACGAGCATCTCCTCTACATTGACGACCCGACGCTTGCGTTCGCGGGCATCCCGCAGCGCATCGTGCCGTTCCCCGTGTCGGAGGGCCAGGCTGCGTACGTTGCACGCGCATGGGCGGATCGTCTGCGTCTGCCGAGTCGCGGCGAGATGAGAGAGTGGGAGGCGCGGATCCTCAAGAACAAGGGCGAGAGTAAGATGCTGCATAACTTGGCGTTTCCCAAGGATCTGGAGTACATCAATATGTTCCACGCGCGGAGCCTGGAGGCGGAGAAGAGAGAGGGTCTGGAGAATGATGGTGTGGGAAAGATACCGCCGTACTGGGATGATGAGAAGCGGTGGACGAGGGAGCGGTTCCCTTTGATCAAGATTGCTTCAAGGAAATTAGGAGAGCGAAGGCATGAGATTACGACGTTGGAGGAGCTTGGGTTTGATTACAAGGCTTGGAAAGCTGGGCTAAATGAGGAGGAAAAGTTGCTTTGA
- a CDS encoding glutathione S-transferase, which translates to MSEEKDPIRYQPGKGGGFERTEAQFRNFIANDANAKFAAEKGRYALYVSPGCPWCHRVMIVRALKRLEGVVDLYVADMGMGKEGWHFTDSPEAAKFGVLPRDPVYGFMTIKELYLKASPGYDGRVTVPVLWDKKLHTLVSNESSEIIRMLYTEFDHLLPEVDREESRPGGGLYPKEKRKEIDEINEWVYHTVNNGVYKSGFAFTQSAYEENVDALFKSLDRLEDILEDRPFLTGDHITEADVRLFPTIARFDIAYVPIFMCNLGTIRNDYPNLHLWFRRLYWDQSERTHGAFFSTTDTWVSRFKEGYGGARTRVLGITGPLIIPKGPRVLVHELKEEERLK; encoded by the exons ATGAGTGAAGAG AAAGACCCCATCCGGTACCAGCCCGGAAAAGGCGGAGGTTTCGAGCGCACTGAGGCCCAGTTCCGCAACTTCATCGCGAATGATGCCAACGCCAAGTTCGCAGCTGAGAAGGGTCGCTATGCTCTCTACGTCAGCCCCGGGTGTCCTTGG TGCCACCGCGTCATGATCGTTCGGGCCCTCAAACGCCTCGAGGGCGTCGTAGACCTCTACGTCGCAGATATGGGCATGGGCAAAGAAGGTTGGCACTTCACAGATAGCCCCGAGGCAGCGAAATTCGGCGTTCTTCCGCGCGACCCCGTCTACGGCTTCATGACGATCAAGGAGCTCTACCTCAAAGCAAGTCCCGGCTACGATGGCCGTGTCACGGTGCCTGTCCTCTGGGATAAGAAGTTGCATACTCTCGTCAGCAACGAGTCTAGCGAAATTATCCGTATGCTCTACACCGAGTTCGATCACCTCCTTCCCGAGGTGGATCGCGAGGAGAGTCGACCCGGCGGCGGCCTGTACCCTAAGGAGAAGCGTAAGGAAATTGATGAGATCAATGAGTGGGTGTATCACACGGTCAACAACGGTGTTTACAAAAGTGGTTTTGCGTTCACGCAGTCCGCTTACGAGGAGAACGTCGACGCCTTGTTCAAATCTCTAGATCGTCTGGAGGACATTCTCGAGGACCGGCCTTTCCTGACCGGCGATCACATTACTGAGGCTGATGTCCGCCTGTTTCCAACGATTGCCCGGTTTGACATTGCATATGTCCCGATTTTTATGTGTAATTTGGGCACGATCCGGAACGATTACCCGAATCTGCACCTTTGGTTCAGGAGGTTATACTGGGACCAGAGTGAGAGGACGCACGGCGCGTTCTTCAGTACGACGGATACGTGGGTGTCGAGGTTCAAGGAGGGATATGGCGGTGCGAGGACGAGGGTCTTGGGAATTACCGGGCCCCTTATAATTCCAAAGGGCCCTCGCGTTTTGGTTCACGAGCTCAAGGAGGAGGAAAGGCTTAAGTGA
- a CDS encoding amidohydrolase: MNIRILPLTSQFVPNTATIAPEIAGAMDKSISDAKTLLREVDLDIFHHPELNYQEFHAHDALVEVLNKLGFKVTPHAYGIPTSLEADYGEGGRLVVFNAEYDALPEIGHACGHNLIATASLAGFIATVAALKASGKPGRVRLLGTPAEEGGCGKGMLVGKGAYDGVAACVMAHPAPMFTYGNEGRHGDVFVNHVSATAFRIKFKGKAAHAAASPWEGVNALDAAVLGYNGVSMMRQQMTKDSTVHGIFTDAGVKSNIIPDFAAVDYTVRAPTIEKTKELRDRVIANYRAGAIATGCEMKVEYDVFYAPLRPNKQLSLVFADAAADLGIPMWCDVDTKEVISGATDQGNVGCVVPVIHPIYGIEAKEGQSNHTAGFTEAAGAESAHERSLVIAKALARSAWAVLTDDEVASKVQREFEETVSERRLKISLEEEMSLITKDSSQMSTPVKKLCSCGNGV; the protein is encoded by the exons ATGAATATTCGTATCCTCCCTTTAACATCTCAATTCGTTCCCAACACGGCTACCATTGCCCCGGAGATCGCTGGTGCGATGGATAAATCCATCAGCGATGCCAAAACCTTGCTGAGAGAGGTCGACTTAGAC ATATTCCATCATCCGGAACTCAACTATCAAGAGTTTCACGCGCACGATGCTCTCGTCGAAGTACTCAACAAGCTTGGTTTCAAAGTCACCCCTCACGCATACGGAATTCCTACATCTCTGGAGGCAGACTACGGAGAAGGCGGCCGTCTCGTCGTCTTCAACGCCGAGTACGACGCGCTCCCTGAAATCGGCCACGCCTGCGGCCACAACCTCATCGCCACCGCATCCCTAGCTGGCTTCATCGCCACAGTTGCCGCCCTGAAGGCGTCCGGCAAGCCTGGACGCGTTAGACTTCTAGGCACTCCGGCCGAGGAAGGTGGTTGCGGCAAGGGCATGCTCGTAGGCAAAGGAGCATACGACGGCGTCGCAGCCTGCGTGATGGCTCACCCGGCCCCAATGTTCACCTACGGTAACGAAGGGCGACACGGTGACGTATTTGTCAATCATGTCTCTGCCACCGCCTTCAGAATCAAGTTCAAGGGCAAGGCTGCGCACGCCGCCGCCTCGCCTTGGGAGGGCGTGAATGCTCTCGATGCTGCTGTCCTCGGCTACAACGGCGTCAGCATGATGAGGCAGCAGATGACGAAAGATTCCACCGTCCATGGCATCTTCACTGACGCCGGCGTCAAGAGCAACATCATTCCCGACTTTGCTGCCGTTGACTATACCGTGCGCGCGCCAACCATTGAGAAGACCAAGGAGCTGCGAGACCGCGTCATTGCGAATTACCGCGCTGGCGCCATCGCCACGGGCTGCGAGATGAAGGTCGAGTACGATGTCTTTTACGCGCCCTTGCGCCCGAACAAGCAGCTTTCTCTGGTGTTTGCGGACGCTGCGGCAGACTTGGGCATTCCCATGTGGTGCGACGTAGACACCAAAGAGGTCATCTCTGGGGCCACCGACCAAGGGAACGTTGGCTGTGTTGTGCCTGTCATCCATCCTATCTACGGGATTGAGGCCAAGGAAGGGCAGAGTAACCACACTGCCGGCTTCACGGAAGCTGCCGGAGCCGAATCGGCACACGAGCGAAGTCTTGTTATTGCCAAGGCTCTGGCGAGGTCCGCATGGGCTGTCTTGACCGACGATGAGGTGGCATCCAAAGTTCAGCGTGAGTTCGAAGAAACTGTATCGGAGAGGAGGTTGAAGATTTCTCTTGAGGAGGAGATGTCTCTTATCACGAAAGACTCCTCTCAGATGAGCACACCTGTTAAGAAACTTTGCTCTTGTGGCAACGGAGTTTGA
- a CDS encoding feruloyl esterase B produces the protein MRPHLAWATALLPALATAASLQHITTDFGPNPTNVSFYLYVPDSLIPNAPLLVFPHWCHGNATDAFNYKPWRPLADTLGFVTIYPSTPHTADYCWDVSSPQTLSHDAGGDSLGIVSMVRWTLQNYDVDPDRVFVTGVSSGAMMTNVLVGAYPDVFAAGSAFAGVPFGCYAADGFAVWSDDCASGRITHTGEEWAAIVEAAYPGYAGPRPKLQVLHGDVDNVLNVTNFYEEIKMWTTVLGTGATPTEVVEDDPVAGWTKSVYGTKGLFEAFLAHGIDHNIPDQADEVIRFFDLDCVGENCFSRKSLPVPGTCAKGRRSSKAY, from the coding sequence ATGCGCCCCCATCTAGCCTGGGCAACAGCCCTCCTCCCAGCCCTCGCGACCGCCGCCTCCCTCCAACACATTACAACCGACTTCGGCCCCAACCCCACAAACGTCTCCTTCTACCTCTACGTCCCGGACTCTCTCATCCCCAACGCGCCCCTCCTCGTCTTCCCGCACTGGTGCCACGGCAACGCGACAGACGCCTTCAACTACAAGCCCTGGCGGCCCCTCGCCGACACCCTCGGCTTCGTCACGATATACCCCTCCACGCCCCACACCGCAGACTACTGCTGGGATGTTTCCTCGCCGCAGACGCTCTCGCACGACGCCGGCGGTGATTCTTTGGGAATCGTGAGTATGGTCCGCTGGACTCTGCAGAACTACGACGTCGATCCGGATCGTGTATTCGTCACCGGTGTGAGTTCCGGCGCCATGATGACAAACGTCCTCGTCGGGGCGTACCCGGACGTCTTTGCGGCGGGCTCGGCATTCGCGGGCGTGCCGTTTGGGTGTTATGCTGCGGATGGGTTCGCCGTGTGGTCTGACGACTGCGCGAGCGGGCGTATCACGCATACGGGCGAGGAGTGGGCTGCCATTGTGGAGGCTGCGTATCCGGGGTACGCCGGCCCGAGGCCGAAGCTGCAGGTTTTACACGGGGACGTGGATAATGTGCTAAATGTAACGAATTTCTACGAGGAGATCAAGATGTGGACTACGGTGCTGGGGACGGGGGCTACGCCGACGGAGGTTGTGGAGGATGATCCTGTTGCGGGGTGGACGAAGAGTGTGTATGGGACGAAAGGGCTGTTTGAGGCGTTTTTGGCGCATGGGATTGATCATAATATTCCTGATCAGGCGGATGAGGTTATTAGGTTCTTTGATTTGGATTGTGTTGGGGAAAACTGCTTCTCGCGCAAGTCGTTGCCGGTGCCGGGGACTTGTGCTAAGGGACGGCGCTCATCAAAGGCTTACTAG